The following coding sequences lie in one Angustibacter luteus genomic window:
- a CDS encoding cysteine desulfurase family protein: MSVYLDHAATTPMLPEAIEAMVGELSVVGNPSSLHTAGRRARRVVEESREQLAQAVGASPSEVVFTSGGTEADNLAVKGTYRARRAADPRRRRVLVSAIEHHAVLDTAQALADDEGAEVVLLPVDAKGRVQPDAVRSLIEADPQSVALVSVMWANNEVGTLQPIAEIVEIAHRHGIPVHSDAVQAVGKVPVDFARSGLDLMSITGHKLGGPVGVGALVAVRGAELSPLVHGGGQERQVRSGTLDEPAIRSFAVAAALAVERLAGTRVRLTALREALVAGIRGHVPDVVVHGDPDPAGRLPGLVNLSFLGCDGDSLLYLLDAQGVECSTGSACQAGVPQPSHVLVAMGVPDAEVRSALRLSLGHTSTEADVAAVVEALPAAVDRARGAGAVAAASVAAR; the protein is encoded by the coding sequence GTGAGTGTCTACCTCGACCACGCGGCGACCACGCCGATGCTGCCCGAGGCCATCGAGGCGATGGTCGGCGAGCTGTCCGTGGTCGGAAACCCGTCGTCCCTGCACACCGCAGGTCGGCGGGCCCGGCGCGTCGTCGAGGAGTCCCGCGAGCAGCTCGCGCAGGCCGTCGGCGCCAGCCCCAGCGAGGTGGTCTTCACCTCCGGTGGCACCGAGGCCGACAACCTCGCGGTCAAGGGCACCTACCGCGCCCGCCGCGCCGCTGACCCGCGCCGGCGCCGTGTGCTGGTCAGCGCCATCGAGCACCACGCGGTGCTGGACACCGCCCAGGCGCTCGCGGACGACGAAGGCGCCGAGGTCGTGCTGCTGCCGGTCGACGCGAAGGGCCGGGTGCAGCCGGACGCCGTGCGCTCGCTGATCGAGGCCGACCCGCAGTCCGTCGCGCTGGTCAGCGTCATGTGGGCCAACAACGAGGTCGGCACCCTGCAGCCGATCGCCGAGATCGTCGAGATCGCCCACCGGCACGGCATCCCGGTGCACTCCGACGCCGTGCAGGCGGTCGGCAAGGTGCCGGTCGACTTCGCGCGCAGCGGCCTGGACCTGATGAGCATCACCGGCCACAAGCTCGGCGGCCCGGTCGGCGTCGGCGCGCTGGTCGCCGTCCGCGGTGCCGAGCTGTCGCCGCTGGTGCACGGCGGCGGCCAGGAGCGCCAGGTGCGCAGCGGCACCCTCGACGAACCCGCGATCCGGTCCTTCGCGGTTGCCGCCGCGCTCGCCGTCGAGCGACTGGCCGGCACCCGGGTGCGGCTGACCGCGCTGCGCGAGGCGCTGGTCGCCGGGATCCGCGGGCACGTCCCGGACGTCGTCGTGCACGGCGACCCGGACCCGGCGGGCCGCCTGCCCGGCCTGGTGAACCTGTCGTTCCTCGGCTGCGACGGCGACTCGCTGCTCTACCTGCTGGACGCCCAGGGCGTCGAGTGCTCGACCGGCTCGGCCTGCCAGGCCGGCGTACCGCAGCCCAGCCACGTGCTCGTCGCCATGGGTGTGCCGGACGCCGAGGTCCGTTCCGCGCTGCGCCTCTCGCTCGGGCACACCTCCACGGAGGCCGACGTGGCCGCCGTCGTCGAGGCCCTGCCCGCGGCGGTGGACCGGGCTCGCGGCGCGGGTGCCGTCGCGGCTGCCTCGGTGGCGGCGCGCTGA
- a CDS encoding electron transfer flavoprotein subunit alpha/FixB family protein has protein sequence MSEVLVLVDHVDGAVRKTTTELLTIARQFGEPSAVFVGSGFDAAKDTLAEFGAAKVYRIESADVSDHLVAPTAEALAQLVERTSPAAVLIASNAEGKEIAARLSIKTGSGLITDAVAVAADLTTTQSVFAGSYTVQAKVTTGTPIITVKPNSATPEAAPAAAADEAFEPTISDAARAAKITERKPREKTGRPDLTEAAIVVSGGRGTNGDFGPVEAFADALGAAVGASRAAVDAGWYPHANQVGQTGKTVSPQLYVANGISGAIQHRAGMQTSKTIVAVNKDEEAPIFELVDFGVVGDLFTVLPQATEAIEKSKG, from the coding sequence ATGAGCGAAGTTCTCGTGCTCGTCGACCACGTCGACGGGGCAGTCCGCAAGACCACCACCGAGCTGCTGACGATCGCCCGCCAGTTCGGCGAGCCGTCCGCGGTGTTCGTGGGCAGCGGCTTCGACGCCGCGAAGGACACGCTGGCCGAGTTCGGGGCGGCGAAGGTCTACCGCATCGAGTCCGCCGACGTGAGCGACCACCTGGTGGCCCCGACCGCCGAGGCGCTGGCCCAGCTGGTCGAGCGCACCTCGCCGGCCGCCGTCCTGATCGCCTCGAACGCCGAGGGCAAGGAGATCGCGGCCCGGCTGTCCATCAAGACCGGCTCCGGCCTGATCACCGATGCCGTGGCCGTCGCTGCCGACCTGACCACCACCCAGTCGGTCTTCGCCGGCTCGTACACCGTGCAGGCCAAGGTCACCACCGGCACACCGATCATCACGGTCAAGCCCAACTCGGCCACCCCGGAGGCCGCTCCGGCCGCCGCGGCCGACGAGGCCTTCGAGCCCACGATCTCCGACGCCGCCAGGGCCGCGAAGATCACCGAGCGCAAGCCGCGCGAGAAGACCGGCCGTCCCGACCTCACCGAGGCCGCGATCGTGGTCTCCGGCGGTCGCGGCACCAACGGTGACTTCGGGCCGGTCGAGGCTTTCGCCGACGCCCTCGGTGCCGCCGTGGGCGCGAGCCGCGCGGCCGTCGACGCCGGCTGGTACCCGCACGCCAACCAGGTCGGCCAGACCGGCAAGACCGTCTCGCCGCAGCTGTACGTCGCCAACGGCATCTCCGGCGCCATCCAGCACCGGGCCGGCATGCAGACCTCCAAGACGATCGTCGCCGTGAACAAGGACGAGGAGGCGCCGATCTTCGAGCTCGTCGACTTCGGCGTCGTGGGCGACCTGTTCACCGTGCTGCCCCAGGCCACCGAGGCGATCGAGAAGTCCAAGGGCTGA
- a CDS encoding electron transfer flavoprotein subunit beta/FixA family protein has product MNIVVCVKYVPDAQADRTFEDADHTTDRVGVDGRLSELDEYAVEEALKIVEAGGGEGDQVTVLTVGPESAAEAVKKSLQMGAHAGVHVSDDAIAGSDAAATSLVLAKAIEKLGTETKVDLVLTGMASTDGTMSVVPAMLAERLGLPQVTYASEVTVSGDSVTIRRDGDASTQTITSSLPAVVSVTDQINEPRYPSFKGIMAAKKKPVQAWGIGDLGIDAGDVGLAAAWTTVESVTARPPREAGQVVTDEGEGGAKLAEFLVSRKFV; this is encoded by the coding sequence ATGAACATCGTCGTGTGCGTGAAGTACGTGCCGGACGCGCAAGCGGACCGGACGTTCGAGGACGCCGACCACACCACTGACCGCGTCGGCGTCGACGGACGGCTCTCCGAGCTGGACGAGTACGCCGTCGAGGAGGCGCTGAAGATCGTCGAGGCCGGTGGCGGCGAGGGTGACCAGGTCACCGTGCTGACCGTGGGTCCCGAGTCCGCCGCCGAGGCCGTGAAGAAGTCGCTGCAGATGGGCGCCCACGCGGGCGTGCACGTCAGCGACGACGCGATCGCCGGCTCAGACGCCGCCGCCACGTCACTGGTGCTGGCCAAGGCGATCGAGAAGCTCGGCACCGAGACCAAGGTCGACCTCGTGCTGACCGGCATGGCCTCCACCGACGGCACCATGAGCGTCGTCCCGGCGATGCTCGCCGAGCGCCTCGGCCTGCCGCAGGTCACCTACGCCAGCGAGGTCACCGTCTCCGGTGACTCGGTCACCATCCGCCGCGACGGTGACGCCTCGACGCAGACGATCACCTCGAGCCTGCCGGCCGTGGTCAGCGTCACCGACCAGATCAACGAGCCGCGCTACCCCTCGTTCAAGGGGATCATGGCCGCCAAGAAGAAGCCGGTACAGGCGTGGGGGATCGGCGACCTCGGCATCGACGCCGGCGACGTCGGTCTGGCCGCCGCCTGGACGACGGTCGAGTCCGTCACGGCGCGGCCGCCGCGTGAGGCGGGCCAGGTCGTCACCGACGAGGGCGAGGGCGGCGCGAAGCTCGCCGAGTTCCTGGTGTCCCGCAAGTTCGTCTGA
- a CDS encoding class I SAM-dependent methyltransferase: MSAIHDDVRVPATPLTLTGERTAPGIWHEQYWFARHLAAYRYVAAEIVATRAALATDVATITLEAGCGEGYGLDELAAGGSRVVGLDYDAVTVRHAAATYGRDVLRGNVVRLPLADASVDAAVSLQVIEHIWTPHELVADLRRVLRPGGLLAVSTPNRLTFSPGLGRGERPTNAFHVREYDDEELARLVGAGFGPVQRLGVQRGPRLRALDARFASFPAAQLATPPERWPDDLADAVRAVRAEDFEIGPADDDALDLLVIAGQR, encoded by the coding sequence GTGAGCGCGATCCACGACGACGTCCGAGTACCGGCGACCCCGTTGACCCTCACCGGCGAGCGCACCGCACCGGGGATCTGGCACGAGCAGTACTGGTTCGCCCGGCACCTCGCGGCGTACCGGTACGTCGCCGCCGAGATCGTGGCAACCAGGGCCGCCCTGGCGACCGACGTTGCCACGATCACGCTCGAGGCGGGCTGCGGCGAGGGGTATGGGCTGGACGAGCTCGCCGCCGGCGGGTCGCGGGTCGTCGGGCTCGACTACGACGCCGTGACGGTGCGGCACGCGGCCGCGACCTACGGGCGGGACGTGCTGCGCGGCAACGTCGTCCGGCTGCCGCTCGCGGACGCGAGCGTGGACGCGGCGGTCAGCCTGCAGGTCATCGAGCACATCTGGACGCCGCACGAGCTCGTCGCCGACCTGCGCCGGGTGCTGCGGCCCGGCGGCCTGCTTGCCGTGTCGACCCCGAACCGGCTCACCTTCTCCCCCGGACTCGGCCGCGGCGAGCGGCCGACGAACGCCTTCCACGTGCGCGAGTACGACGACGAGGAGCTGGCCCGGTTGGTCGGCGCCGGGTTCGGGCCGGTGCAGCGACTCGGCGTGCAGCGAGGCCCCAGGCTGCGCGCGCTCGACGCGCGGTTCGCCTCGTTCCCGGCGGCCCAGCTCGCCACGCCGCCCGAGCGGTGGCCGGACGACCTGGCGGACGCCGTCCGGGCCGTCCGGGCCGAGGACTTCGAGATCGGACCCGCGGACGACGACGCGCTCGACCTGCTGGTGATCGCGGGGCAGCGATGA
- a CDS encoding 1,4-alpha-glucan branching protein domain-containing protein — MSDPVGAFALVLHSHLPWLAHHGRWPVGEEWLHQAWASSYLPLTRLLDELADEGRRDVLTLGVTPVLAAQLDDPGCLAATETWVGMWQARAAELSTRTDPRWRELASREFLAGAQAARSLATRWRAGGSPVLRSLADAGVIELLGGPATHPFLPLLDDRVGRFALSAGLDDARARFGGFGGGIWAPECGYSPGLEQLYAAAGVSHFLADEVTLAAGGRPTSAAWTVRGSGVAVFGRDLTVTDRIWSSRTGYPTGADYRDFHAIDHASGLHPYRVTGAGVPSDAKALYEPARAVAAVERDAQDFVRRVRDRLREVADRDGQPGLVVAAYDTELFGHWWHEGPAFLRRVLRLLPEAGVRLTTLRGALEAGAARGDVALPAGSWGAGKDFRVWDGPMVKPLVDEGFWVQRRLLDVVGEEARAGRLLVRRPDLDQLARQALLTLSSDWAFMVSRDQAADYAWRRADEHRAAFHRLAELVQRRDPGAQDESRRQREVDGPFGDLDARILAAQGG; from the coding sequence ATGAGCGATCCGGTCGGCGCCTTCGCCCTCGTCCTGCACAGCCACCTGCCCTGGCTGGCCCACCACGGCCGCTGGCCCGTCGGCGAGGAGTGGCTGCACCAGGCGTGGGCGTCGTCGTACCTGCCGCTGACGCGACTGCTGGACGAGCTGGCCGACGAGGGACGACGCGACGTCCTGACGCTCGGCGTGACCCCGGTGCTGGCCGCGCAGCTGGACGACCCTGGGTGCCTGGCCGCCACCGAGACGTGGGTCGGGATGTGGCAGGCGAGGGCGGCCGAGCTCAGCACGCGGACCGACCCGCGCTGGCGTGAGCTGGCATCGCGCGAGTTCCTCGCGGGTGCCCAGGCGGCCCGGTCGCTGGCGACCCGCTGGCGGGCCGGCGGCAGCCCGGTGCTGCGCTCGTTGGCCGACGCCGGAGTGATCGAGCTGCTCGGCGGTCCGGCCACCCACCCGTTCCTGCCACTGCTGGACGACCGGGTCGGCCGGTTCGCCCTGAGCGCCGGGCTGGACGACGCGCGGGCGCGGTTCGGCGGGTTCGGTGGCGGCATCTGGGCGCCGGAGTGCGGCTACTCCCCTGGCCTGGAGCAGCTCTACGCCGCCGCCGGGGTCAGCCACTTCCTCGCCGACGAGGTGACGCTCGCCGCAGGCGGGCGGCCCACCTCAGCCGCGTGGACGGTGCGCGGCAGCGGAGTCGCCGTGTTCGGTCGGGACCTGACGGTCACGGACCGGATCTGGAGCTCGCGCACCGGGTACCCCACCGGCGCGGACTACCGGGACTTCCACGCCATCGACCACGCGAGCGGCCTGCACCCGTACCGGGTCACCGGCGCCGGAGTGCCTTCTGACGCGAAGGCGCTCTACGAGCCGGCGCGCGCGGTGGCCGCCGTCGAGCGGGACGCGCAGGACTTCGTGCGCCGGGTCCGCGACCGGCTGCGGGAGGTCGCCGACCGCGACGGGCAACCAGGCCTGGTCGTCGCCGCCTACGACACCGAGCTGTTCGGCCACTGGTGGCACGAGGGTCCGGCCTTTCTGCGACGAGTGCTCCGACTGCTCCCCGAGGCCGGAGTGCGGCTCACGACGCTGCGCGGCGCCCTCGAGGCGGGGGCGGCGCGGGGTGACGTCGCCCTGCCAGCCGGGTCGTGGGGGGCGGGAAAGGACTTCCGGGTGTGGGACGGTCCGATGGTGAAACCGTTGGTGGACGAGGGTTTCTGGGTGCAGCGCCGGCTGCTGGACGTCGTGGGCGAAGAGGCGCGCGCCGGCCGCCTGCTCGTGCGCCGCCCGGACCTCGACCAGCTGGCCCGCCAGGCGCTGCTGACACTGTCCAGCGACTGGGCGTTCATGGTCAGCCGGGACCAGGCGGCGGACTACGCCTGGCGGCGGGCCGACGAGCACCGCGCGGCGTTCCACCGGCTGGCCGAGCTCGTCCAGCGTCGCGACCCAGGGGCGCAGGACGAGTCACGTCGACAGCGCGAGGTCGATGGGCCCTTCGGCGACCTGGACGCCAGGATCCTTGCGGCACAGGGAGGTTGA
- a CDS encoding glycosyltransferase family 4 protein, which yields MRILHLTFEYPPFVHGGLGRYVHGLARAQAAAGHDVTVIAPGADLFASPGPGSAADEETAEGVRVLRVPVPKRLPGPIAPEAKNEVLDAVGALAGELLHLALRQQADVVHAHDWMTGSSGRGAAHAMAVPMVLTVHATERGRRFGRLDTALARAIDETERTAVHVADAVTVCSAAMVDEVAHLGRDPRDLTVVPGAVDAPAWRVDPEVRAVARQRFSPDRSLLVAAGRLEWEKGFSTLLRAVPGLTRAAGPVRVVLAGAGSYQPTLVALGDEVGADVLFAGRLDPPQLAALLAAADAVVVPSRYEPFGLIALEAQASGAAVVATAVGGLADTVQDAVTGRSFAPGDVDHLAAILGDLLADPLGTQGLAAAGQLAAAERTWERVARCVESVYRGAGRPTS from the coding sequence ATGCGGATCCTGCACCTGACCTTCGAGTACCCACCCTTCGTGCACGGCGGTCTGGGCCGGTACGTGCACGGGCTGGCTCGCGCCCAGGCCGCCGCCGGGCACGACGTCACGGTGATCGCGCCGGGAGCCGACCTCTTCGCCTCGCCAGGCCCGGGTAGTGCGGCAGACGAGGAGACCGCCGAAGGGGTGCGGGTGCTGCGCGTCCCGGTGCCGAAGCGACTGCCGGGCCCGATCGCGCCCGAGGCCAAGAACGAGGTGCTGGACGCGGTCGGCGCCCTGGCGGGCGAGCTGCTGCACCTCGCTCTGCGGCAGCAGGCCGACGTGGTGCACGCGCACGACTGGATGACCGGGAGCAGCGGCCGGGGCGCCGCCCACGCCATGGCGGTGCCGATGGTGCTGACGGTGCACGCCACTGAGCGGGGTCGGCGGTTCGGCCGGCTGGACACCGCGCTGGCCCGGGCGATCGACGAGACGGAGCGCACCGCGGTCCACGTCGCCGACGCGGTGACGGTCTGCTCGGCGGCGATGGTCGACGAGGTTGCCCACCTCGGGCGGGACCCTCGTGACCTCACGGTCGTCCCCGGCGCGGTCGACGCACCAGCCTGGCGGGTCGACCCCGAGGTCCGGGCCGTTGCGCGGCAACGGTTCTCGCCGGACCGATCACTCCTGGTCGCGGCCGGCCGACTCGAATGGGAGAAGGGCTTCTCCACCCTGTTGCGCGCCGTCCCCGGGCTGACCCGGGCCGCCGGCCCGGTGCGGGTGGTGCTGGCCGGTGCCGGCTCGTACCAACCGACCCTGGTGGCCCTGGGCGACGAGGTGGGCGCCGACGTCCTGTTCGCCGGTCGGCTCGACCCGCCCCAGCTGGCCGCGTTGCTCGCGGCCGCGGACGCAGTCGTCGTGCCGAGCCGGTACGAACCGTTCGGTCTGATCGCGTTGGAGGCTCAGGCCAGCGGCGCGGCCGTGGTCGCCACCGCGGTCGGTGGGCTGGCCGACACCGTCCAGGACGCCGTCACGGGCCGGTCGTTCGCGCCCGGGGACGTCGACCACCTGGCCGCGATCCTCGGTGACCTGCTCGCCGATCCCCTTGGGACGCAAGGGTTGGCAGCCGCCGGCCAGCTGGCCGCCGCGGAGCGCACCTGGGAGCGGGTCGCCCGCTGCGTCGAGTCCGTCTATCGCGGGGCCGGGCGGCCGACGAGCTAG
- a CDS encoding FAD:protein FMN transferase, with product MLPEGVEQPRQAFVQQVMGLPVSVHVRGPQARGDEVAAAVEAFFAALRDDDARFSTWRPDSPVSRIRRGDLTLADAEPRVREVAALCEEAARRTDGAFSAWLPGPDGVPTFDPTGLVKGWAVEQAFDELRNRVAEGEPHDLLVSAGGDVVVACARTDTPDWTIGIEDPQDRSRVLRTVGLRRGAVATSGTAARGQHVIDPASGAPPSGLLSATVIGPDLTWADVYATAAFVRGAQAQEWIATLPDHVAVLVGADGAVQ from the coding sequence ATGCTGCCGGAAGGGGTGGAGCAGCCCCGGCAGGCCTTCGTGCAGCAGGTGATGGGGCTGCCGGTCAGCGTGCACGTGCGCGGTCCGCAAGCCCGGGGCGACGAGGTCGCGGCGGCGGTCGAGGCGTTCTTCGCCGCGCTGCGCGACGACGACGCCCGGTTCAGCACGTGGCGACCGGACAGTCCGGTGAGCCGGATCCGCCGGGGCGACCTGACCCTCGCGGACGCCGAGCCACGGGTTCGTGAGGTCGCCGCCCTCTGCGAGGAGGCTGCGCGCCGAACGGACGGGGCCTTCTCGGCCTGGCTGCCGGGCCCCGACGGCGTCCCCACCTTCGACCCGACCGGCCTGGTCAAGGGCTGGGCCGTGGAGCAGGCGTTCGACGAGCTGCGGAACCGGGTGGCCGAGGGAGAACCGCACGACCTGCTGGTGTCCGCCGGCGGCGACGTCGTCGTGGCCTGCGCCCGCACCGACACCCCGGACTGGACGATCGGCATCGAGGACCCTCAGGACCGTAGCCGGGTCCTGCGCACGGTCGGCCTTCGACGAGGGGCGGTCGCGACGTCCGGGACGGCGGCTCGCGGGCAGCACGTCATCGACCCGGCCAGTGGGGCGCCGCCGTCGGGCCTGCTGTCGGCGACCGTGATCGGCCCAGACCTGACCTGGGCCGACGTGTACGCCACCGCCGCGTTCGTCCGCGGTGCGCAGGCGCAGGAGTGGATCGCGACGCTCCCGGATCACGTCGCGGTGCTGGTGGGAGCCGACGGAGCGGTTCAGTAG
- a CDS encoding FMN-binding protein, translating into MSTVTALVLLFSYHTSTSSQLSAAPQAAAHAGTSSSGTSSSGTSSSGDTSTSGDSSSSGSSSDSGTTVYTGDSVDTRWGPVQVAITVSGGKITKADAVVYPTENPRDQEINSYAVPQLNSEAVQSQSGSIDAVSGATVTSDGYIQSLQSAIDQANL; encoded by the coding sequence ATGAGCACCGTGACCGCCCTGGTCCTGCTGTTCAGCTACCACACCAGCACGAGCTCGCAGCTGTCCGCGGCTCCGCAGGCGGCCGCCCACGCCGGCACCTCGTCATCCGGCACCTCGTCATCCGGCACCTCGTCCTCTGGGGACACGTCGACGTCGGGTGACTCCTCGTCGAGTGGGTCGTCGTCCGACAGCGGCACGACCGTCTACACGGGCGACTCGGTGGACACCCGCTGGGGACCGGTGCAGGTCGCGATCACGGTGTCGGGCGGCAAGATCACGAAGGCGGACGCCGTCGTCTACCCGACCGAGAACCCCCGCGACCAGGAGATCAACTCCTACGCCGTCCCGCAGCTGAACTCCGAGGCGGTGCAGAGCCAGAGCGGCAGCATCGACGCCGTCAGCGGCGCGACCGTGACGAGCGACGGCTACATCCAGTCGCTGCAGTCGGCGATCGACCAGGCAAACCTGTGA
- a CDS encoding ferredoxin reductase family protein — translation MTMTSRHRPLPALAAPVSPPVAQPTPLRPSATQPWHRDVIGLLTWASVLVVVALWVSDGQLQELGGWASGVNSIGRLAGLVSADLLLIQVLLMARLPLVERTYGQDELARRHRLVGFTSLNLMVVHILLITLGYASQDGKNPFAELWDLVVDYPGMLLAAAATVLLVMVAVTSIKRSRRKLRYESWHLLHLYAYLGVGLALPHQLWTGEDFLTHWFATVYWWSLWIAAAAAILVFRVGLPIYRTVRHDLRVASVVEEGPGIISVTMTGRHLHRLPVAAGQFLIWRFLSGPGRTRGHPYSLSAAPTGSSLRITVKDLGDDSGALRHIRPGSRVAIEGPFGRLHPGVRTRRKVTLLASGIGVTPLRGLLEALPQDPGDVTLVYRASSEQDVVFRREIELLSAATGARVVFVLGNRIADRSTWLPQYAAHLSDVEALVRLVPDIAEHDVYVCGAQGWVDSMKAAALDAGVPQRHIHEERFSW, via the coding sequence ATGACCATGACGTCTCGCCACCGACCTCTGCCCGCGCTGGCCGCCCCCGTCAGCCCCCCGGTCGCCCAGCCCACGCCGCTGCGACCCTCGGCCACGCAGCCGTGGCACCGGGACGTCATCGGCCTGCTGACCTGGGCGAGCGTCCTGGTCGTCGTGGCGCTGTGGGTATCCGATGGGCAACTGCAAGAGCTGGGCGGTTGGGCGTCTGGGGTGAACAGCATCGGCCGGCTCGCCGGGCTGGTGTCCGCCGACCTGCTGCTCATCCAGGTGCTGCTGATGGCTCGGCTCCCGTTGGTGGAGCGCACCTACGGTCAGGACGAGCTCGCTCGTCGGCACCGGCTGGTCGGGTTCACCTCGCTGAACCTCATGGTCGTGCACATCCTGCTGATCACGCTCGGCTACGCGTCCCAGGACGGCAAGAACCCCTTCGCCGAGCTGTGGGACCTGGTCGTCGACTACCCGGGGATGCTGCTGGCCGCGGCGGCGACGGTGCTGCTGGTCATGGTCGCCGTCACCAGCATCAAGCGTTCCCGTCGAAAGCTGCGCTACGAGTCCTGGCACCTGCTGCACCTCTACGCCTACCTCGGCGTAGGCCTGGCGCTGCCCCACCAGCTGTGGACCGGTGAGGACTTCCTGACCCACTGGTTCGCCACGGTCTACTGGTGGTCGCTGTGGATCGCCGCTGCCGCCGCGATCCTGGTGTTCCGGGTCGGTCTTCCGATCTACCGGACGGTGCGCCACGACCTGCGGGTCGCCTCCGTCGTCGAGGAAGGCCCCGGCATCATCTCCGTCACGATGACCGGACGTCACCTGCACCGGCTGCCCGTCGCCGCCGGCCAGTTCCTCATCTGGCGATTCCTGTCTGGCCCGGGCCGCACCCGTGGACACCCGTACTCGCTCTCCGCGGCGCCGACCGGCAGCTCTCTGCGGATCACGGTGAAGGACCTCGGCGACGACAGCGGCGCGCTGCGGCACATCCGCCCGGGCAGCCGGGTGGCCATCGAAGGCCCGTTCGGCCGGTTGCACCCAGGTGTCCGGACCCGCCGCAAGGTGACCCTGCTGGCCAGTGGCATCGGCGTCACCCCGCTTCGCGGGCTGCTCGAGGCCCTGCCGCAAGACCCGGGCGACGTGACGCTCGTGTACCGGGCCAGCAGCGAGCAGGACGTCGTGTTCCGGCGCGAGATCGAGCTGCTCTCCGCCGCGACCGGTGCTCGCGTGGTCTTCGTGCTGGGGAACCGGATCGCCGACCGATCGACCTGGTTGCCGCAGTACGCGGCCCACCTGTCCGACGTCGAGGCGCTGGTGCGCTTGGTTCCCGACATCGCCGAGCACGACGTGTACGTCTGCGGCGCACAGGGCTGGGTGGACTCCATGAAAGCCGCGGCGCTGGACGCCGGGGTGCCGCAGCGACACATCCACGAAGAACGCTTCAGCTGGTGA
- a CDS encoding DUF6318 family protein: protein MIIKGWVAAAAVVVGLGLAGCSGGGEVAARPSHHTPTAEPGGSASSAGSATASPSGTSSVDAAYAKVPKAARAHTYAAAQAFAEFYVGQFNLAWAKPDPDAIRPYAASRCKSCAAYAQTASELVRDHQRVDGDVVTIRASSWMPESTMRTALVRIVNVQEARKVLDATGRTAWTIKREPNEQEFEVGWDNGRWLINEVRYVEVKR, encoded by the coding sequence ATGATCATCAAGGGGTGGGTGGCGGCAGCCGCCGTGGTCGTGGGGTTGGGGCTGGCGGGGTGCTCGGGCGGCGGGGAGGTGGCGGCTCGGCCGTCGCATCACACACCGACAGCCGAGCCGGGCGGGTCGGCCTCGTCGGCGGGGTCCGCGACAGCGTCGCCGAGCGGGACGTCGTCAGTCGATGCCGCGTACGCCAAGGTGCCCAAGGCCGCCCGAGCGCACACCTACGCGGCCGCCCAAGCCTTCGCGGAGTTCTATGTGGGGCAGTTCAATCTGGCGTGGGCCAAGCCCGATCCCGACGCGATCCGGCCTTACGCCGCAAGCCGGTGCAAGAGCTGTGCTGCATACGCACAGACCGCCTCCGAGTTGGTTCGCGACCACCAGCGTGTCGACGGAGACGTCGTGACTATCCGGGCGTCCTCGTGGATGCCGGAGTCGACCATGCGCACTGCGCTGGTTCGCATCGTCAACGTGCAGGAAGCGCGAAAGGTGCTCGACGCAACTGGGCGAACCGCATGGACGATCAAGCGCGAACCCAACGAGCAGGAGTTCGAGGTCGGCTGGGACAACGGGCGCTGGCTGATCAATGAAGTCAGGTACGTCGAGGTGAAGCGTTGA
- a CDS encoding acyltransferase yields MVRLRDGRDPRQARYLTSDTVRWVMRHKAFTPWYLVRYWRLLLLRVRQPHVVTRGMVFLGRRVELHARPGYGRLVLGEWVHLGDGNVLRAHEGTLSIGDKCVLGRDNTINCYLDVELGAATLVADWVYVCDFDHVTEDVNVPIKDQGIVKSPVRIGPGAWIGVKASVLRGTTLGAGCVVAAHAVARGEYPAGSVVAGIPGRVVRDRQAAYDAGRDKREALADMARKHRAAGA; encoded by the coding sequence ATGGTGCGGTTGCGAGACGGTCGCGACCCCCGGCAGGCCCGGTACCTGACGAGTGACACCGTGCGATGGGTGATGCGGCACAAGGCTTTCACCCCCTGGTACCTGGTGCGCTACTGGCGGCTGCTCCTGCTGCGCGTGCGCCAGCCGCACGTGGTGACCCGAGGGATGGTGTTCCTCGGCCGGCGCGTCGAGCTGCACGCCCGGCCCGGCTACGGCCGGCTGGTCCTCGGCGAGTGGGTGCACCTGGGGGACGGGAACGTCCTGCGCGCCCACGAAGGCACCCTGAGCATCGGTGACAAGTGCGTGCTGGGGCGGGACAACACGATCAACTGCTACCTGGACGTCGAGCTCGGCGCCGCGACGCTGGTGGCCGACTGGGTCTACGTGTGCGACTTCGACCACGTCACCGAGGACGTCAACGTGCCGATCAAGGACCAGGGCATCGTGAAGTCGCCGGTCCGGATCGGCCCGGGTGCGTGGATCGGCGTCAAGGCCAGCGTGCTGCGCGGGACGACGCTCGGCGCCGGCTGCGTCGTCGCCGCGCACGCCGTCGCTCGCGGGGAGTACCCGGCGGGGTCGGTCGTGGCGGGGATCCCGGGGCGCGTCGTGCGCGACCGTCAGGCGGCGTACGACGCGGGGCGGGACAAGCGGGAGGCGCTCGCGGACATGGCGCGCAAGCACCGGGCTGCCGGCGCCTGA